One part of the Populus alba chromosome 18, ASM523922v2, whole genome shotgun sequence genome encodes these proteins:
- the LOC118051233 gene encoding L-type lectin-domain containing receptor kinase S.7-like, whose amino-acid sequence MLDSDFNARLGDFGLARLLSSDSAVTTMLAGTPGYLAPEVAYTGKAAPESDVYSFGMVVIEVVTGQRSRGIFEENRLLDYVWSSHGRKTLLEGVDRKLEGKYDEQQVKRTLLVGLACLHPDAKTRPTIRKVEQIFLNPDEPLMEVPEWRPNAFFVPLSSSASTTRSATDFGSKSDDDVLLQSTPEEMVLDEIVVHHEDSDI is encoded by the coding sequence ATGTTGGACTCCGATTTCAATGCTCGATTAGGCGATTTCGGCCTTGCAAGATTGCTCAGCAGCGATTCTGCAGTTACAACAATGCTTGCTGGCACTCCTGGATACTTGGCTCCTGAAGTAGCTTACACAGGAAAGGCTGCACCAGAATCTGATGTCTACAGCTTTGGCATGGTTGTAATAGAAGTCGTGACAGGACAACGCTCAAGGGGTATTTTCGAAGAAAATAGATTACTAGATTATGTATGGAGTTCACATGGAAGAAAAACATTGCTTGAAGGTGTTGACCGAAAGCTAGAAGGCAAGTACGATGAACAACAAGTGAAGAGGACATTACTTGTTGGACTTGCTTGCTTGCATCCTGACGCTAAGACTCGTCCAACTATTAGAAAAGTAGAGCAGATTTTCTTGAACCCCGATGAGCCTCTGATGGAGGTGCCAGAATGGAGGCCAAATGCATTTTTTGTGCCTCTTTCTTCCTCTGCTTCAACCACAAGGTCTGCAACTGATTTTGGGTCTAAAAGTGACGACGATGTCTTGTTGCAGTCAACCCCTGAAGAGATGGTCCTTGATGAGATTGTTGTCCACCATGAAGATTCTGACATATAA
- the LOC118051228 gene encoding probable sugar phosphate/phosphate translocator At4g32390 has product MGKGGSLSDSVLKKILLSYTYVAIWIFLSFTVIVYNKYILDKKMYNWPFPISLTMIHMSFCATLAILLIKVFKFVEPVSMSRDVYLKSVVPIGALYSLSLWLSNSAYIYLSVSFIQMLKALMPVAVYSIGVLLKKENFKSNTMANMLSISFGVGIAAYGEARFDTWGVILQLGAVAFEATRLVMIQILLTSKGITLNPITSLYYVAPCCLAFLFIPWIFVEYPVLKETSSFHFDFVIFGTNSLCAFALNLAVFLLVGKTSALTMNVAGVVKDWLLIAFSWSVIKDTVTPINLFGYGLAFLGVAYYNHAKLQAMKAKDAQKKAQEADEEAGRLLEEREVEGNVKRIESED; this is encoded by the coding sequence ATGGGCAAGGGTGGATCCCTGAGTGACAGTGTTCTGAAAAAGATCTTGCTTTCCTACACCTATGTAGCCATCTGGATCTTCCTCTCCTTCACTGTTATTGTTTACAACAAATACATCCTTGACAAAAAGATGTATAATTGGCCATTCCCAATTTCTCTAACCATGATCCACATGTCTTTTTGTGCCACTCTTGCTATCCTTCTCATTaaagttttcaaatttgttgAACCTGTCTCTATGTCAAGAGATGTTTATCTCAAATCTGTTGTCCCCATCGGTGCTCTATATTCTCTCAGTCTTTGGCTTTCTAACTCTGCTTATATTTACTTATCTGTTTCTTTCATTCAGATGTTAAAAGCCCTGATGCCTGTTGCTGTTTATTCTATTGGGGTTTTGCTCAAAAAAGAGAACTTTAAGAGTAATACCATGGCTAATATGTTGTCAATCTCTTTTGGGGTTGGGATTGCTGCTTATGGTGAGGCAAGATTTGATACTTGGGGGGTTATTCTTCAACTTGGTGCTGTAGCTTTTGAGGCTACAAGATTGGTAATGATTCAAATCTTGCTTACATCTAAAGGAATCACATTGAATCCAATTACTTCTCTTTACTATGTAGCGCCTTGTTGTTTGGCTTTCTTGTTTATCCCATGGATTTTCGTGGAATATCCTGTTTTGAAGGAGACTTCaagttttcattttgattttgtcATCTTTGGGACCAATTCTTTGTGTGCTTTTGCCTTGAATCTCGCCGTGTTCTTGCTTGTGGGAAAGACTTCGGCGTTGACCATGAACGTGGCTGGTGTGGTTAAGGATTGGTTGTTGATCGCCTTCTCTTGGTCCGTTATTAAGGATACTGTGACCCCCATCAATTTGTTTGGCTACGGGCTTGCGTTCTTGGGCGTCGCATACTACAATCACGCTAAGCTGCAGGCTATGAAGGCAAAAGATGCACAGAAGAAGGCTCAGGAGGCTGATGAGGAGGCTGGAAGGTTGTTGGAGGAGAGGGAAGTTGAGGGAAATGTGAAGAGAATTGAATCGGAAGACTAA
- the LOC118051237 gene encoding EG45-like domain containing protein 2, translating into MARMAIAIVAMSFLSYEAGIVLGDIGTATSYNPPYLPTKCHGNRQDQFPPGNLFVSVSEGLWDNGAACGRRYRLRCLSGKNRPCKEETIDVRVVDFCRKSPCPSTILLSSDAFSAVSHSPSAKINVEYIQI; encoded by the exons ATGGCACGTATGGCCATAGCGATTGTAGCCATGAGCTTTCTCAGCTATGAAGCAGGCATTGTTCTTGGGGACATTGGCACTGCTACTTCGTATAATCCTCCCTATCTAC CTACCAAGTGTCATGGCAATCGACAGGATCAATTCCCACCGGGAAACTTGTTTGTTTCTGTGAGTGAAGGTTTGTGGGACAATGGCGCTGCCTGTGGAAGGCGTTACAGGTTGCGGTGCCTCAGTGGAAAAAACAGGCCGTGCAAGGAGGAGACTATTGATGTTAGGGTGGTGGATTTCTGCAGAAAATCACCATGCCCTTCTACTATTCTCTTGTCAAGTGACGCCTTTTCTGCTGTATCACACTCTCCATCCGCAAAAATCAATGTTGAATACATCCA GATATGA